In Corynebacterium frankenforstense DSM 45800, the DNA window TCACAACGTGGTAACGAACATATCAGAAATCGCCGTCGGGGCAAGGGGTAGACGCTATGCTTGCGCCTCCCCGGCGGGCATCGACCGGAGAGGTGGGGCCCCATGGGTGCCTGGGACGTGAAGATTCTCGGAGACGACGTCAACGAGGAGTTCCTCGATGAGCTGAACGACCTCGACGACGACGAGGTCGTGGAGGCCGTCCGGGACGCCTGCGTGCTCGCGGGGTCCGAGGAGGCCTCCGAGGAGGAGATCATCAACGGCCGGGCCGCGGCCACGGTCGCCGCCATCTGGGCCGGCGCGCCGTTCTCGGCCGGGGCGATCGCCGACGAGCACCCCTTCATCCGCCGCCTGATCGGCACCGACTCCGAGGAGCTCTCCGAGGCCGCCGGTGCGGTGCTCGAGGCCGCCGAGGTCGAGGAGGACCTCGAGGTCTACCTCGAGGCGCTCAGCTGATCCGCTGACCCTCCGGCCGCGCGGCGCACCGACCGGCAGCGACGGCCGCGCGGCGCACCGACCGGCAGCGACGGCCGCGCGGCGCACCGACCGGCCGCGCCGGCCGCCGATCCGCCACGGCGGCGGCGCGTCGACGGACGCCGCCGCACGCCGGGCACGGGCGGGCGACCGGGGGCGGGGTTATGGTTGGGGGAAGCCTGAACACCCCGAACGAATCCCGAGGAGTTGAACCGCCTGATGACCACGGTCAGTGACTACAAGATCGCCGACATCTCGCTCGCCGAGGCCGGCCGCCACCAGATCCGTCTGGCCGAGCACGAGATGCCCGGCCTGATGGCCCTGCGCGAGGAGTACGGCCAGGAGAAGCCGCTCGCCGGCGCCCGGATCGCCGGCTCGATCCACATGACCGTGCAGACCGCCGTGCTCATCGAGACCCTCCTCGAGCTCGGCGCCGAGGTCCGCTGGGCCTCCTGCAACATCTTCTCCACCGACGACGCCGCGGCCGCCGCCGTCGTCGTCGGCGAGGGCACCCCGGAGGACCCGCAGGGCGCGCCCGTCTTCGCCTGGAAGGGCGAGACCCTCGAGGAGTACTGGGACTGCCTGCTCAACGTCTTCACCTGGGGTGACGGCGTGGAGCCGAACATGATTCTCGACGACGGCGGCGACGCGACCATGGCCGTGATCAAGGGCGTCGAGTTCGAGCAGGCCGGCGCCGTGCCGCCGGCCGACGCCACCGACTCCGACGAGGAGATCGCCTTCAAGGACATGCTGCGCGGCGCCCTGGAGAAGGACGGCGAGCGCTGGCGCCGGGCCGCCGCCGAGATCCGCGGCGTCACCGAGGAGACCACCACCGGCGTGCACCGCCTCTACCACTTCGCGCAGGAGAACCTGCTGCCCTTCCCGGCGATGAACGTCAACGACGCCGTCACCAAGAGCAAGTTCGACAACAAGTACGGCACCCGCCACAGCCTCATCGACGGCATCAACCGCGCCACCGACATGCTCATCGGCGGCAAGAACGTGCTCATCTGCGGCTACGGCGACGTGGGCAAGGGCTGCGCCGAGGCCATGAAGGGCCAGGGTGCGCGCGTGAAGGTCACCGAGGCCGACCCGATCAACGCCCTGCAGGCCCTGATGGAGGGCTTCCCCGTGGTCACCGTCGAGGACGCCATCGCCGAGGCCGACATCGTCGTCACCGCCACCGGCAACCTGGGCATCATCTCCTTCGACGACATGCTCAAGATGAAGGACCACGCGGTGCTGGGCAACATCGGCCACTTCGACAACGAGATCGACATGGCCAGCCTGATCCACCGCGACGACGTCACCCGCACCAACATCAAGCCGCAGGTCGACGAGTTCCACCTGCCCAACGGCCGCGCGATCATCGTGCTGTCCATGGGCCGCCTGCTCAACCTGGGCAACGCCACCGGCCACCCCAGCTTCGTGATGTCGAACTCCTTCGCCGACCAGACGATCGCCCAGATCGAGCTGTTCACCCACCCGGACGACTACGGCAACGAGGTCTACCGCCTGCCGAAGATCCTCGACGAGAAGGTCGCGCGCATCCACGTCGAGGCCCTCGGCGGCGAGCTGACCGAGCTGACCAAGGAGCAGGCCGAGTACATCGGCGTCGACGTCGCCGGCCCGTTCAAGCCCGAGCACTACCGCTACTGATCCCGCGGAGGAGACCGGGCAGATGCTGATCGCAGTCGAGGGCCTCGACGGGGCCGGCAAGAACACGCTCGTGCGCGGGCTGGTCGAGGCCACCGGCGCGGACGTGCTCGCCTTCCCCCGCTACGGGGAGTCCGTGCACGCCCAGCTGGCCGCCGAGGCCCTGCACGGGCGGATGGGGGACCTGACCGACTCCGCCTACGCGATGGCCACGCTGTTCGCGCTGGACCGCCACGGCGCCCTCGACCGGCTCCGCGCGGCGTCGGGGCACCCCGCCGCCGGCACCGCCCCGACCGCGACCGCCGCCGGCACCGCCCCGGCCGCGACCGCCGCCGGCGGCGTGCTCATCTGCGACCGCTACGTCGCCTCCAACGCCGCCTACTCCTGGGCGCGCACCGGCGACGAGGCGGTGGTCGACTGGGTCGAGGACCTCGAGTTCTCCCGCCTCGGCCTGCCGCGGCCGGACCTGACCGTCCTGCTGGACACCGACCCGGCCACCGCCGCCGAGCGGGCCCGCGGCCGGGAGGCCGCCGACGCCTCGCGCACCCGGGACCGCTATGAGCGCGACTCCGGGTTGCAGGAGCGCACGTGGCAGGCCTACCTGCGCCTCGCCGATCGCCGGTGGGGCGGGCCCTGGCTGGTAACGTCGGATCCGGCGAAGATCCTCGCCGCCGCGGGCCTGGGCTGACCGAGCGCCCGGCGGCGCGGACCATCAGCGCAAACACAGACTTATCCGCGCGCCGCACCGGAGGGCCCGTCACGGCCCGCCGGCGGCCCCAGACAGCAGGGAGTGGCTCACCGTGCCGAAGATCCTCGTCGTCGATGACGACCCGGCCATCTCCGAGATGCTCACGCTCGTGCTCGAGGGCGAGGGTTTCGACCCCGTGGCCGTCATGGACGGCTCCGAGGCCGTGCCCGCCTTCGAGCGTGAGGACCCGGACCTGATCCTGCTCGACCTGATGCTCCCGGGCATCAACGGCATCGACATCTGCCGGGCGATCCGCGAGACCTCGACCGTGCCGATCGTCATGCTCACCGCGAAGACGGACACCGTCGACGTGGTCCTCGGGCTCGAGTCCGGCGCGGACGACTACATCACCAAGCCGTTCAAGCCGCAGGAGCTCGTCGCCCGCATCCGCGCGCGCCTGCGCCGCAGCGACGACCACCCCTCCGAGTCCATCGAGGTCGGCGACCTGGTCATCGACGTCCCGCGCCACACCGTGCGCCGCGGCGAGCAGGAGATCAACCTGACCCCGCTCGAGTTCGACCTGCTCGTCGAGATGGCGCGGCGTCCCACCGAGGTCTTCTCGCGTGAGGAGCTGCTGGAGAAGGTCTGGGGCTACCGCCACGCCTCGGACACCCGCCTGGTCAACGTGCACGTCCAGCGGCTGCGCTCGAAGATCGAGAAGGACCCGGAGAACCCGCAGATCGTGCTGACCGTGCGGGGCGTGGGCTACAAGACCGGCGGCGTGGGGGAGTAGCGCCTCTTGCGGGAGAAACTCGCCTCCCTGCGCGCCACGGTCGCCGAGTCGTGGCGCACCTCGCTGCAGGTCCGCGTCATCGGCTCCATCGTGGTCGCCACGACCGTGGTGATGATCGTGCTCGGTCTGTCCATGGTCTCCGTGGTCACCCAGCAGCTGGTCGACGCGAAGATCGACACGGCCAACTCGGACATCGACCGCGCCCGCCTCGCCGTCGAGGAGCAGATCTCGGCCACCGGCGCGAGCAGCTCGGTGCAGTCGCGGCTGAACTCCGCGCGCGCCGCGCTGACCAACCGCGCCTCCCAGGACGAGCCGGCCGCCCTCTACGAACCGGTGCTGCTCGTGGCCAACCAGGACGGCACCGTGACGACCTCCCCGGAGGGCTACCGGATCCCGGAACGGCTGCGCTACTACGTCGACCAGAACCAGATCTCCTACCAGTTCACCGAGGTCAACCGCTCCGACGGCTCGACCTACTCGGCCCTGGTCATCGGCACGCCCACCGACGCCGACATCCCGGGCCTGCAGGTCTACCTGGTGATGAGCATGGAGAACGACCAGGAGACGATGGCGCTGATGCGCGGGCTGATCTCCGCGGCCGCCGTGGTGCTCATCGTCCTGCTCGTCGGCATCGCCTGGCTGCTCGCCCAGCAGGTGATCACCCCGGTCCGCTCGGCCAGCCGCATCGCCGAGCGTCTGGCCGCCGGCCACCTGCGCGAGCGCATGTCGGTCGAGGGCGAGGACGAGATGGCCCGCCTGGCCATGAGCTTCAACTCCATGGCCGAGTCGCTGTCGAAGCAGATCCGCCAGCTCAAGGAGTACGGCGACCTGCAGCGCCAGTTCACCTCGGACGTCTCCCACGAGCTGCGCACCCCGTTGACCACCGTGCGCATGGCCGCGGACATGATCGCCATGCACAACGACGAGTTCAACCCGGCGACCAAGCGCGCCTCCGAGCTTTTGACCGGCGAGCTCGACCGCTTCGAGGACCTGCTCTCCGACCTGCTGGAGATCTCGCGCCACGACGCCGGCGTGGCCGACCTCAACGAGTCGCTCTTCGACATCCGCATGAGCGTCGACGAGGCCGTCCGCCAGGTCGAGCCCATCGCCGAGCAGGTCGGCACCGAGATCCGCCTGCTCGGCCCCGCCGAGCCGATCCGCGTCACGGGCGACTCGCGCCGCGTCGAGCGCATCCTGCGCAACCTGCTGGCCAACGCCGTGGACCACTCCGAGTCCCAGCCGGTCGAGGTCGACTGGGCCGCCAACGACGAGGCGCTCGCGGTCACCGTCACCGACCACGGTGTGGGCCTGAAGGAGGGCCAGGAGGAGCTGGTGTTCAACCGCTTCTGGCGCGCGGACCCCTCGCGCGTGCGCCACTCGGGCGGCACCGGCCTCGGCCTGGCCATCGCCCAGGAGGACGCCCACCTGCACGGCGGGCACATCGACGCCGCCGGCACCGAGGGCGTGGGCTCCCAGTTCCGCCTCGTGCTGCCGCTGACCCCGCTGGCCGAGTACACCGAGGACCCGCTGCCGCTCATCGCCCCCGGCTCCTGCGGGCGGCCCGCCGAAGAGATTGACGACGCCGCGTCGGGCACCGTCGCGGTCGCCGCGCCGTCGGGCGCGCAGGCGCCGGCGGCGCCCGCGCCGGAAACGCCGGATACGCCGGATATGCCGGAGGCTCCGGAAGCGCCGGCGCCCACCGCCGAGGAGCGCGCCGAGCGCACCGTGGACCCGGAGCGGGACACGCCCGCCTCCGCCGGGCGAGACGCCCAGCGGGGCGCCGCCGCCCCGGGCGAAACGGAACCGGAGACGCCGGCGGGCGGGGCGTCGGAAAGCAACGAGGAGGACTGAGTGCGAAACCGCCGAACCCGACTGCGCGCCGCTGTGGCCGTGGTGACCTGCGCGGGCATGCTCGCCTCGTGCAGCTCGCTGCCGCGCAACTCCGAGCCGAACGCGCTGCGCCCCTTCGCGCCCAACGAGCGCACCGAACCGGACCTGGGCCCCACCCCGGACCAGGAGCCGGACCTGCTGCTGCGCGAGTTCTACACCGCCGCCGCGCGCCCGACGCAGGACTACCAGGCCGCGCGCGGCTACCTGGCCGGCGGCATCTCCCAGCGCTGGACCCCGCAGGAGTCCACGCTGGTGGTCGACCGCATCGACATCAACACCCAGGCCGGCGCCAACGCCGACGAGCGCACCTTCGACGTGCGCGGCACCGTCATCGGCCGGCTCGACTCCGACGGTGCCTACAGCCCGGACAACGGCACCTACGAGGCCAGCGTGACGCTGCGCCGCCAGGACGACGGCCAGTGGCGCATCACCGCGCTGCCCGACGGCGTGGTCTTCGAACGCACCGAGCTGCGCAACAACTACGAGCCGCACCGCATCTTCTTCTTCGACCCCGCCGGGCGCGTGCTCGTCGGCGACCGCCGTTGGGTCTACTCCGGCGAGCGCGCGCAGGACGCCGCGCTGATCAACCTGCTCGTGCAGGGCCCGGCCGCCGGCCTGGAGCCCGGCGTGCGCCACGACCTGCCCGAGGAGGCCAGCTTCCTCGGCACCGAGGACGGCGTCTACCGCTTCGCCGGCATGGGCTCGATGAGCCCGGAGCAGCGCATCGCCTTCGCCGCCCAGCTCGTCTGGACCCTGGCCGAGGCCGACATCCCCGGCCCGTACACCATCGAGGCCGACGGCGCCCCGCTGGCCGAGGGCTACCGCGAGCTGACCACCGACGACTTCGCCGCCTTCAACCCGGAGACCGGCTCTGCGGCCGTCGCCCCGCTCTACGCGCTCTCTGACGGCAACCTGCTGAAGGTCTCCGGCGCCGGCGCCGACCCCGTGCCCGGCGAGCTGGGCACGGCCGGGGACATCGCCTCGGCCGACGTCTCCGTCGACGACGTCGCGGCCGTGGTGCGCCGCCGCGGCAACATCAACGAGCTGTGGATGGGCGGCACCGAGAACGGGCTGACCCGCCAGCTGAGCGGCCAGACGCTGACCCGGCCGACCATCGAGCCCGAGGCCGCCGGCGCCTGGACGGTCGTCGACGGCCACGACGTGGTGCGCCTGGTGCGCTCCAACTCCACCGGCGCGGTCGCGCGCACCTCCGTCCGCATCGACGGCCTCGACGACACCGAGAGCGCCGACGAGGAGATCTCCGTGCTGCAGCTGTCGCGCACCGGCGTGCGTGTGGCCATGATCGTCGACGGCCACGTCTACC includes these proteins:
- the ahcY gene encoding adenosylhomocysteinase, encoding MTTVSDYKIADISLAEAGRHQIRLAEHEMPGLMALREEYGQEKPLAGARIAGSIHMTVQTAVLIETLLELGAEVRWASCNIFSTDDAAAAAVVVGEGTPEDPQGAPVFAWKGETLEEYWDCLLNVFTWGDGVEPNMILDDGGDATMAVIKGVEFEQAGAVPPADATDSDEEIAFKDMLRGALEKDGERWRRAAAEIRGVTEETTTGVHRLYHFAQENLLPFPAMNVNDAVTKSKFDNKYGTRHSLIDGINRATDMLIGGKNVLICGYGDVGKGCAEAMKGQGARVKVTEADPINALQALMEGFPVVTVEDAIAEADIVVTATGNLGIISFDDMLKMKDHAVLGNIGHFDNEIDMASLIHRDDVTRTNIKPQVDEFHLPNGRAIIVLSMGRLLNLGNATGHPSFVMSNSFADQTIAQIELFTHPDDYGNEVYRLPKILDEKVARIHVEALGGELTELTKEQAEYIGVDVAGPFKPEHYRY
- a CDS encoding dTMP kinase, with product MLIAVEGLDGAGKNTLVRGLVEATGADVLAFPRYGESVHAQLAAEALHGRMGDLTDSAYAMATLFALDRHGALDRLRAASGHPAAGTAPTATAAGTAPAATAAGGVLICDRYVASNAAYSWARTGDEAVVDWVEDLEFSRLGLPRPDLTVLLDTDPATAAERARGREAADASRTRDRYERDSGLQERTWQAYLRLADRRWGGPWLVTSDPAKILAAAGLG
- the mtrA gene encoding MtrAB system response regulator MtrA; the encoded protein is MPKILVVDDDPAISEMLTLVLEGEGFDPVAVMDGSEAVPAFEREDPDLILLDLMLPGINGIDICRAIRETSTVPIVMLTAKTDTVDVVLGLESGADDYITKPFKPQELVARIRARLRRSDDHPSESIEVGDLVIDVPRHTVRRGEQEINLTPLEFDLLVEMARRPTEVFSREELLEKVWGYRHASDTRLVNVHVQRLRSKIEKDPENPQIVLTVRGVGYKTGGVGE
- the mtrB gene encoding MtrAB system histidine kinase MtrB, whose amino-acid sequence is MREKLASLRATVAESWRTSLQVRVIGSIVVATTVVMIVLGLSMVSVVTQQLVDAKIDTANSDIDRARLAVEEQISATGASSSVQSRLNSARAALTNRASQDEPAALYEPVLLVANQDGTVTTSPEGYRIPERLRYYVDQNQISYQFTEVNRSDGSTYSALVIGTPTDADIPGLQVYLVMSMENDQETMALMRGLISAAAVVLIVLLVGIAWLLAQQVITPVRSASRIAERLAAGHLRERMSVEGEDEMARLAMSFNSMAESLSKQIRQLKEYGDLQRQFTSDVSHELRTPLTTVRMAADMIAMHNDEFNPATKRASELLTGELDRFEDLLSDLLEISRHDAGVADLNESLFDIRMSVDEAVRQVEPIAEQVGTEIRLLGPAEPIRVTGDSRRVERILRNLLANAVDHSESQPVEVDWAANDEALAVTVTDHGVGLKEGQEELVFNRFWRADPSRVRHSGGTGLGLAIAQEDAHLHGGHIDAAGTEGVGSQFRLVLPLTPLAEYTEDPLPLIAPGSCGRPAEEIDDAASGTVAVAAPSGAQAPAAPAPETPDTPDMPEAPEAPAPTAEERAERTVDPERDTPASAGRDAQRGAAAPGETEPETPAGGASESNEED
- the lpqB gene encoding MtrAB system accessory lipoprotein LpqB, whose amino-acid sequence is MRNRRTRLRAAVAVVTCAGMLASCSSLPRNSEPNALRPFAPNERTEPDLGPTPDQEPDLLLREFYTAAARPTQDYQAARGYLAGGISQRWTPQESTLVVDRIDINTQAGANADERTFDVRGTVIGRLDSDGAYSPDNGTYEASVTLRRQDDGQWRITALPDGVVFERTELRNNYEPHRIFFFDPAGRVLVGDRRWVYSGERAQDAALINLLVQGPAAGLEPGVRHDLPEEASFLGTEDGVYRFAGMGSMSPEQRIAFAAQLVWTLAEADIPGPYTIEADGAPLAEGYRELTTDDFAAFNPETGSAAVAPLYALSDGNLLKVSGAGADPVPGELGTAGDIASADVSVDDVAAVVRRRGNINELWMGGTENGLTRQLSGQTLTRPTIEPEAAGAWTVVDGHDVVRLVRSNSTGAVARTSVRIDGLDDTESADEEISVLQLSRTGVRVAMIVDGHVYLGVVAQRPNGERSVVNVTEIAAQLDGTAVSLDWQADGSLVVGTSSAESPLWRVEQDGSSLVSLPSGNVTAPVVAVASGQNTLYLTDALAIRQLPANGTSDSAFWREVPGLQGVRSAPVVAH